The following proteins are encoded in a genomic region of Pyxicephalus adspersus chromosome 9, UCB_Pads_2.0, whole genome shotgun sequence:
- the LOC140337696 gene encoding glyoxal reductase-like has product MEQHEALQQTVTLNNGVTMPLLGLGTFRLRGLQNIIQVVDAALKYGYRSFDTASVYRNEGDLGKALQQLLPKYGLSRADVFITTKLAPVDMGKGAREACLRSLSELGCEYLDLFLIHWPGKQGWQSHDTRNPEARKESWKALEDLYQAGIIRALGVSNYTTSHLIELLDSCSVPPSVLQVEFHPRLPQYELLNWCKKHEIHFQAYSSLGCGDLLKNDEVTKVANIHGRSPSQILLRWALRQGVGVIPKASAPERIKENIGVWDFELSDEEAEALRGDGTEKRYCWDPTAVA; this is encoded by the exons ATGGAGCAGCACGAAG CCCTACAGCAGACTGTGACACTAAACAATGGAGTCACCATGCCTCTCCTTGGTCTGGGCACATTCCGTTTACGTGGGCTGCAAAATATTATTCAAGTTGTAGATGCTGCATTGAAATATGGCTATCGTTCGTTTGACACAGCTTCTGTTTACCGCAATGAGGGTGATCTTGGAAAAGCTTTGCAACAGCTTCTACCAAAATATGGCTTGAGCCGTGCCGATGTTTTTATTACAACTAAATTAGCTCCTGTAGATATGGGCAAAGGGGCACGTGAAGCTTGCCTGAGGAGCCTGTCAGAGCTAGGATGTGAATATTTGGATCTTTTCTTGATTCATTGGCCAGGTAAGCAAGGCTGGCAAAGTCATGATACCCGAAATCCAGAAGCAAGAAAAGAGAGCTGGAAAGCTTTGGAGGACCTGTATCAAGCTGGCATTATTAGGGCACTAGGAGTATCTAATTATACAACATCTCACCTGATAGAGCTTTTAGATTCATGTTCTGTGCCACCATCAGTGTTGCAGGTGGAATTTCACCCACGACTGCCACAATATGAACTTTTGAATTGGTGTAAAAAACATGAGATCCACTTTCAAGCCTATTCCTCTTTAGGATGTGGTGATCTACTGAAAAATGATGAAGTGACTAAGGTAGCAAATATCCATGGACGTTCCCCTTCTCAGATATTGCTACGTTGGGCTCTTAGACAAGGTGTTGGGGTGATTCCCAAGGCCTCTGCCCCTgaaagaataaaggaaaatattggtGTGTGGGACTTTGAGTTGAGTGATGAAGAAGCTGAGGCACTTAGAGGGGATGGCACAGAGAAGAGATACTGCTGGGATCCTACTGCGGTGGCATAA